One segment of Geminicoccaceae bacterium DNA contains the following:
- the hchA gene encoding protein deglycase HchA has translation MTSPTSEDKRPSADPAEDNAFFPSPYSLSQFTSPKSDLSGAEYPNAYNGGRWKILMIGADERYLLTDNGTMFSTGNHPVETLLPMIHLDRAGFAFDVATISGNPVKFEYWAMPREDEVVTGFFDKYRDRFKQPRKLADVIETALGSDSDYIGVFIPGGHGALIGLPESEDVKAALEWADANDRFVITLCHGPAALLAVGKGQGKSLYDGYSICAFPDSADAGTPDIGYMPGHLTWKFGEELKKLGITILNDDISGMTHRDRKLLTGDSPFAANALGRLAAETLLVEVADG, from the coding sequence ATGACCAGCCCAACCAGCGAAGACAAGCGCCCCTCAGCCGATCCGGCGGAAGACAATGCATTCTTTCCCTCGCCCTATTCCCTCAGCCAGTTCACGTCGCCCAAATCGGACCTCAGCGGTGCCGAGTATCCGAATGCCTACAATGGCGGACGTTGGAAAATCCTGATGATCGGTGCCGACGAGCGTTATCTGTTAACCGATAATGGCACCATGTTCTCGACCGGCAATCACCCGGTAGAAACGCTCCTGCCGATGATTCATCTGGATCGGGCCGGGTTCGCGTTCGACGTTGCGACGATTTCGGGCAATCCGGTCAAGTTTGAATACTGGGCCATGCCGCGCGAGGACGAGGTCGTGACCGGCTTTTTCGACAAGTACCGCGACCGGTTCAAACAGCCGAGGAAGCTGGCCGATGTGATCGAAACCGCGCTCGGTTCCGACTCCGATTACATCGGTGTATTCATTCCCGGCGGTCACGGTGCGCTGATCGGACTGCCCGAGAGCGAGGATGTGAAAGCCGCGCTCGAATGGGCCGACGCCAACGACAGGTTCGTGATTACGCTGTGTCACGGCCCCGCGGCGTTGCTCGCAGTGGGCAAGGGACAGGGGAAATCTCTATACGACGGTTACAGCATATGCGCCTTCCCGGATTCGGCTGACGCAGGCACACCCGATATCGGCTATATGCCCGGGCATCTGACTTGGAAGTTTGGCGAGGAACTGAAGAAACTCGGTATCACGATCCTCAACGACGACATCTCCGGCATGACCCACCGCGATCGCAAGCTGCTGACTGGCGACAGTCCGTTCGCTGCAAACGCGCTTGGCAGGCTGGCGGCGGAGACGCTGCTTGTGGAGGTCGCCGACGGCTGA
- a CDS encoding hydrolase: MSQPANFNGARPVIDPDDAAMLLIDHQSGLFQTVADMPMPALRNHATALAKMATLTNMPVITTASVPQGPNGPLIPEIHANAPHAKYVARKGEINAWDNPEFVEAVKATGRKTLIIAGTITSVCLAFPAISAVAEGYRVFAVVDASGTYSKMAQEITLARVVQAGVVPMDTAAVASELQRTWHRGDAQEWAQLYTLIFPPYQLLIESYAKAQEVVTNSEQLDSVRG; encoded by the coding sequence ATGTCGCAACCTGCAAACTTCAACGGCGCGCGCCCGGTGATCGACCCCGATGACGCGGCAATGCTGCTGATCGACCATCAGAGTGGCCTGTTCCAGACCGTCGCCGACATGCCGATGCCGGCGCTGCGCAATCATGCGACCGCGCTGGCCAAGATGGCGACGCTCACCAACATGCCCGTCATTACCACCGCTTCAGTTCCTCAAGGGCCGAACGGACCGCTGATCCCCGAAATCCATGCCAATGCCCCGCACGCGAAATATGTAGCGCGCAAGGGCGAGATCAACGCGTGGGACAACCCGGAATTTGTCGAAGCGGTGAAAGCTACGGGCCGCAAGACGCTGATCATTGCCGGCACCATTACCAGCGTATGCTTGGCTTTTCCTGCCATCAGCGCGGTTGCCGAAGGGTACAGGGTGTTCGCCGTGGTCGATGCCTCGGGCACCTATTCCAAGATGGCACAGGAAATCACGCTTGCCCGCGTGGTGCAGGCTGGCGTCGTGCCGATGGATACGGCTGCCGTCGCCTCCGAACTGCAGCGCACCTGGCACCGCGGCGATGCGCAGGAATGGGCACAGCTCTATACGCTGATCTTCCCACCCTATCAGCTGCTGATCGAATCCTATGCCAAGGCGCAGGAGGTCGTGACCAACAGCGAACAGCTCGATTCAGTGCGGGGCTGA
- a CDS encoding pirin family protein → MKTVLGRYGNPNRHWVGDGFPVRSLFSYNTLGAHISPFLLLDFAGPHYFEPADHARGVGSHPHRGFETVTIVYEGEVSHRDSTGKGGTIGPGDVQWMTAAGGILHEEFHSKGFTKSGGPFRMVQLWVNLPAKDKMSEPGYQSITSANIPVVCLPDEAGKARIIAGEFDGTRGPAQTFTPVNVWDLRLTADADLTLDLPEGHTAALVVLSGHITVGGSQEAGEAEMILLSRDGKGVGVRADGDATVLVLTGEPIDEPIVGYGPFVMNSEAEIRQAAEDFNSGRFGRMAAA, encoded by the coding sequence ATGAAGACCGTTCTTGGACGTTACGGCAACCCCAACCGTCACTGGGTCGGCGATGGCTTCCCGGTACGCTCGCTCTTTTCCTACAACACGTTGGGCGCGCACATCAGCCCGTTCCTGCTGCTCGACTTTGCCGGGCCGCACTATTTTGAACCGGCGGATCACGCACGCGGCGTGGGATCGCACCCGCATCGCGGTTTTGAAACCGTGACCATCGTTTACGAAGGCGAGGTTTCGCACCGGGACTCGACCGGCAAGGGCGGCACGATCGGCCCCGGTGATGTGCAGTGGATGACGGCGGCGGGCGGGATCCTGCACGAGGAGTTCCACTCCAAAGGCTTCACGAAATCCGGGGGACCGTTTCGCATGGTCCAGTTGTGGGTCAACCTGCCCGCAAAGGACAAGATGAGCGAACCCGGATACCAGTCGATCACATCAGCTAACATTCCCGTGGTCTGCCTGCCCGATGAAGCGGGCAAGGCGCGGATCATCGCTGGCGAGTTCGACGGGACCAGAGGACCGGCGCAAACCTTCACTCCGGTGAACGTGTGGGACTTGCGGCTGACCGCCGATGCCGATCTGACGCTTGACCTGCCCGAAGGTCATACCGCCGCGCTGGTGGTCCTGTCCGGCCACATCACGGTGGGCGGTAGTCAGGAAGCCGGCGAAGCGGAAATGATCCTGCTGTCACGGGACGGCAAGGGTGTGGGCGTGAGGGCCGATGGCGATGCCACCGTGCTGGTCCTCACTGGCGAACCGATCGATGAACCCATCGTCGGATACGGTCCCTTCGTGATGAACAGCGAGGCGGAAATCCGCCAGGCCGCGGAAGACTTCAACAGCGGACGCTTCGGCCGGATGGCTGCGGCGTGA
- a CDS encoding NAD(P)H-dependent oxidoreductase produces the protein MSRSYKVAVLVGSLRKGSTTRKLAQAIIAEAPKNLSFNLVEIGDLPLYNEDLETETPPAAWSRFRRELGEADAVLFVTPEYNRSVPGGLKNAIDVGSRPYGQAVFSGKPAAVVTGSPGGIGGFGANHHLRQSLVFLDMPMMAQPEAYIGGLWGMLDDEGRITNDDTRAFLRNIAESFAAWIARTAVDRQD, from the coding sequence ATGTCTCGTTCTTACAAGGTCGCAGTACTGGTTGGCAGCCTGCGCAAGGGATCGACCACGCGGAAACTGGCGCAGGCCATCATCGCCGAAGCACCCAAAAACCTGTCGTTCAATCTGGTCGAGATCGGCGACCTGCCGCTTTATAACGAGGATCTGGAAACCGAAACGCCTCCGGCGGCCTGGTCCCGCTTCCGCCGGGAACTTGGTGAGGCCGATGCGGTGCTGTTCGTTACACCGGAATACAACCGATCAGTCCCGGGCGGCCTCAAGAATGCCATCGATGTCGGATCGCGTCCCTACGGGCAGGCCGTGTTTTCTGGAAAGCCGGCGGCAGTCGTCACCGGATCGCCGGGCGGCATCGGCGGTTTCGGTGCCAACCATCACCTTCGCCAGTCGCTGGTCTTCCTTGACATGCCCATGATGGCTCAGCCGGAGGCATACATCGGCGGGCTCTGGGGGATGCTGGACGACGAGGGCCGGATTACCAACGATGACACCAGGGCGTTCCTCCGCAACATCGCGGAGAGTTTTGCAGCCTGGATCGCCCGCACGGCCGTCGACCGCCAGGATTGA